In Priestia megaterium NBRC 15308 = ATCC 14581, the following proteins share a genomic window:
- a CDS encoding alpha-ketoacid dehydrogenase subunit beta, with protein sequence MAQMTMIQAITDALRTEMKNDENVLVFGEDVGVNGGVFRATEGLQQEFGEDRVFDTPLAESGIGGLAVGLSTQGFRPVPEIQFFGFVYEVLDSVSGQAARMRYRSGGRWNAPITFRSPFGGGVHTPELHADSLEGIVASQPGLKVVIPSTPYDAKGLLISSIRDNDPVVYLEHMKLYRSFRQEVPEESYTIDLGTADVKREGTDVTLIAYGAMVHSSLKAAEELEKEGISAEVVDLRTVQPLDIDTILASVEKTGRVVVVQEAQKQAGIAANVVAEINDRAILSLEAPVLRVTAPDTVFPFSQAEGVWLPDHKDIVETAKKVLEF encoded by the coding sequence ATGGCGCAAATGACAATGATTCAAGCGATTACTGATGCGTTACGCACAGAAATGAAAAACGACGAAAACGTATTAGTTTTTGGTGAAGACGTTGGCGTAAACGGTGGAGTATTCCGTGCGACTGAAGGTCTTCAACAAGAATTCGGCGAAGATCGCGTATTCGATACGCCATTAGCTGAATCTGGTATCGGTGGTCTTGCTGTAGGTCTATCGACTCAAGGTTTCCGTCCGGTTCCTGAAATTCAATTCTTTGGTTTCGTATACGAAGTACTTGATTCTGTATCAGGTCAAGCTGCACGTATGCGCTACCGTTCTGGCGGTCGCTGGAATGCACCAATTACATTCCGTTCACCATTCGGTGGAGGCGTTCATACACCAGAACTTCACGCTGATAGCTTAGAAGGTATCGTAGCATCTCAACCTGGTTTAAAAGTTGTAATTCCTTCAACTCCATACGATGCAAAAGGTCTTTTAATTTCATCAATTCGTGATAACGATCCGGTTGTATACTTAGAGCACATGAAGCTTTACCGTTCATTCCGTCAAGAAGTACCTGAAGAATCATACACAATTGATTTAGGTACAGCTGATGTGAAACGTGAAGGTACAGACGTAACGCTTATCGCTTACGGTGCAATGGTACACTCATCATTAAAAGCAGCTGAAGAACTAGAAAAAGAAGGTATCTCTGCTGAAGTAGTGGACTTACGTACAGTTCAACCTTTAGATATCGATACAATTCTTGCATCAGTTGAAAAAACTGGTCGCGTAGTAGTAGTTCAAGAAGCTCAAAAACAAGCTGGTATCGCAGCTAACGTTGTAGCTGAAATTAACGATCGTGCAATCTTAAGCTTAGAAGCACCAGTATTACGTGTAACAGCACCGGATACTGTGTTCCCATTCTCTCAAGCTGAGGGCGTATGGTTACCAGACCACAAAGATATCGTTGAAACAGCTAAGAAAGTACTTGAATTTTAA
- a CDS encoding dihydrolipoamide acetyltransferase family protein, with product MAFEFKLPDIGEGIHEGEIVKWFVKAGDEIDEDDVLAEVQNDKAVVEIPSPVKGKVLEVKVDEGTVATVGQVIVTFDAPGYEDLKFKGDDHDDAPAEEAKEEASTEEVTEEATAPAAQADVDPNRKVIAMPSVRKYAREKGVDIKAVPGSGKNGRIVKDDIDGFLSGGSTATATAEAPAKEETASAEPKAAAAQAIPEGDLPETREKMSGIRRAIAKAMVNSKHTAPHVTLMDEIDVTALVAHRKKFKTVAADQGIKLTFLPYVVKALTSALKKFPALNTSIDDSTDEVIQKHYYNIGIAADTEKGLLVPVVKNADRKSVFEISDQINDLAGKARDGKLAPAEMKGASCTITNIGSAGGQWFTPVINHPEVAILGIGRIAEKPVVRDGEIVIAPVLALSLSFDHRIIDGATAQNALNQIKRLLNDPELLLMEA from the coding sequence GTGGCATTTGAATTTAAACTGCCGGATATCGGTGAAGGTATCCACGAAGGTGAAATTGTAAAATGGTTCGTAAAAGCTGGAGATGAAATTGATGAGGATGATGTACTAGCAGAAGTACAAAATGACAAAGCTGTTGTTGAAATCCCATCTCCTGTAAAAGGTAAAGTATTAGAAGTAAAAGTTGACGAAGGTACAGTAGCTACTGTAGGACAAGTTATCGTTACTTTTGATGCTCCTGGATACGAAGACTTAAAATTCAAAGGTGACGATCATGATGATGCACCAGCAGAAGAAGCTAAAGAAGAAGCTTCAACTGAAGAAGTGACTGAAGAAGCAACAGCTCCTGCAGCACAAGCTGATGTTGATCCTAACCGTAAAGTAATTGCTATGCCTTCAGTGCGCAAATATGCTCGTGAAAAAGGTGTAGACATTAAAGCTGTTCCTGGTTCAGGTAAAAACGGACGTATTGTTAAAGATGACATCGATGGCTTCCTATCTGGTGGTTCTACAGCTACAGCAACTGCTGAAGCTCCAGCTAAAGAGGAAACTGCTTCAGCTGAACCAAAAGCAGCAGCAGCACAAGCTATTCCTGAAGGCGACCTACCAGAAACTCGCGAGAAAATGAGCGGTATCCGTCGTGCAATCGCAAAAGCTATGGTTAACTCTAAACACACTGCTCCACACGTAACATTAATGGATGAAATCGATGTAACAGCTCTTGTTGCTCATCGTAAAAAATTCAAAACAGTTGCAGCAGATCAAGGTATTAAATTAACATTCTTACCTTACGTGGTAAAAGCGTTAACTTCAGCACTTAAGAAGTTCCCAGCTCTTAACACTTCAATCGATGACTCTACTGATGAAGTAATTCAAAAACATTACTACAACATCGGTATCGCTGCTGACACTGAAAAAGGTCTTTTAGTACCAGTTGTGAAAAATGCTGATCGTAAATCTGTGTTCGAAATTTCTGATCAAATTAACGACCTTGCTGGAAAAGCACGTGATGGTAAATTAGCTCCTGCTGAAATGAAAGGCGCTTCTTGTACAATCACAAATATCGGTTCTGCTGGTGGACAATGGTTTACTCCTGTTATCAACCACCCAGAAGTTGCAATTCTAGGTATCGGACGTATCGCTGAAAAACCAGTTGTACGCGACGGTGAAATTGTAATTGCTCCAGTATTAGCATTATCACTAAGCTTTGACCACCGTATTATCGATGGCGCAACAGCTCAAAACGCTCTTAACCAAATCAAGCGTTTATTAAATGATCCAGAATTATTATTAATGGAGGCGTAA
- the lpdA gene encoding dihydrolipoyl dehydrogenase — MVVGDFPIETDTLVIGAGPGGYVAAIRAAQLGQKVTIVEKGNLGGVCLNVGCIPSKALIAAGHRFEHAKHSEDMGIIAENVTVDFSKVQEFKNGVVNKLTGGVEGLLKGNKVDIVKGEAYFVDSETVRVMDENSAQTYKFKNAILATGSRPIEIPGFKFSERVINSTGALALKEVPKKLVVIGGGYIGTELGTAFANFGTEVTFVEAADEILAGFEKQMSSLVKRNLKKKGNVEIYTKAMAKGVEETADGVQVTFEVGGESKVIDADYVLVTVGRRPNTDELGLEQVGVKMTDRGLIEIDNQTRTSVSNIFAIGDIVTGPPLAHKASYEGKIAAEVIAGEPAEIDYLGIPAVVFSEPELASVGYTEAQAKEEGLAVKASKFPFAANGRALALNAAEGFLKLITRKEDGVVVGAQIAGPSASDMIAELGLAIEAGVTAEDIALTIHAHPTLGEITMEAAEVAIGSPIHIVK, encoded by the coding sequence ATGGTAGTAGGAGATTTCCCAATCGAAACTGATACTCTTGTCATTGGTGCTGGCCCTGGTGGCTACGTTGCAGCAATTCGTGCAGCTCAATTAGGTCAAAAAGTTACAATCGTAGAAAAAGGTAACCTTGGAGGCGTATGCTTAAACGTTGGTTGTATTCCTTCAAAAGCATTAATCGCTGCAGGTCACCGTTTTGAACACGCTAAACATTCTGAAGACATGGGGATTATCGCTGAGAACGTAACAGTTGATTTCTCTAAAGTTCAAGAATTCAAAAACGGCGTTGTAAACAAACTTACTGGCGGTGTTGAAGGCCTTCTTAAAGGTAACAAAGTTGACATCGTAAAAGGTGAAGCTTACTTCGTTGACAGCGAAACTGTACGTGTAATGGATGAAAATTCTGCACAAACGTACAAATTCAAAAATGCTATCCTTGCAACTGGTTCTCGTCCAATCGAGATCCCTGGATTCAAATTCTCTGAGCGCGTAATCAACTCTACAGGTGCATTAGCGCTTAAAGAAGTTCCTAAAAAATTAGTTGTAATCGGTGGAGGTTACATCGGTACTGAGCTTGGTACTGCTTTTGCTAACTTCGGTACAGAAGTTACATTTGTAGAAGCTGCTGATGAAATCTTAGCTGGTTTTGAAAAACAAATGAGTTCACTTGTTAAACGTAACCTTAAGAAAAAAGGAAACGTTGAAATTTATACAAAAGCAATGGCTAAAGGTGTTGAAGAAACTGCTGACGGCGTACAAGTTACGTTTGAAGTAGGCGGAGAGTCAAAAGTAATCGATGCTGACTACGTATTAGTTACTGTAGGTCGTCGTCCTAACACTGATGAGCTTGGTCTTGAGCAAGTTGGCGTTAAAATGACTGACCGTGGTCTTATCGAAATCGATAACCAAACTCGTACATCTGTAAGCAACATCTTTGCAATTGGTGATATCGTAACTGGACCTCCACTTGCACACAAAGCTTCTTACGAAGGTAAAATCGCAGCTGAAGTAATTGCTGGCGAACCTGCTGAAATTGACTACTTAGGAATTCCAGCAGTTGTATTCTCTGAGCCTGAGCTTGCATCTGTAGGTTATACTGAAGCACAAGCGAAAGAAGAAGGATTAGCTGTTAAAGCTTCTAAATTCCCATTTGCTGCTAACGGACGTGCACTTGCACTTAACGCTGCAGAAGGCTTCTTGAAGCTTATCACTCGTAAAGAAGACGGAGTAGTGGTTGGTGCTCAAATCGCTGGACCTAGCGCATCTGACATGATCGCTGAGCTTGGTCTTGCTATCGAAGCTGGCGTAACGGCTGAAGATATCGCATTAACAATTCACGCTCACCCAACATTAGGTGAAATCACAATGGAAGCTGCTGAAGTAGCTATTGGAAGCCCAATTCACATTGTAAAATAA
- a CDS encoding glycine betaine uptake BCCT transporter, which produces MKKLTPVFIISVIIAAVFIVWGVIPESTLGSAALTPVTSAIHSFIIEKFGWYYLLAATLFLVFTLYLIFSKYGNIKLGKPDEKPQYGYVSWFAMLFSAGMGIGLVFWGVSEPINHFHTPPSGEGGTAESARAALRYSFFHWGLHPWAIYSVLALALAYFQFRKGYPFIISNILRPLLGKRVDGPLGTIINVIAVFATVFGVATSLGLGAIQITGGASYLSPSIDNNFTTQLIVIIIVTFLFMLSAQTGLNKGIKYLSNINIVLAILLMLFLLFAGPTNFIMDLFVTTIGSYIQNLPSMSFRLSPFDNSTWVQDWTIFYWAWWIAWAPFVGTFIARISRGRTIREFLIGVLAVPTVFGGLWFAVFGGSGVYLDFFKDLPVMDVINNKGTEVALFYVLEQFPFGTFMSIVAICLIATFFITSADSATFVLGMQTTNGDLNPSGSIKLTWGLIQSLTAIILLWTGGLDALQTAAIIAALPFSIVLVLTVFSLMKAFKEEGALKREKKSV; this is translated from the coding sequence ATGAAAAAACTGACTCCCGTTTTTATCATTTCGGTTATTATTGCTGCAGTATTTATCGTATGGGGTGTTATTCCGGAATCTACGCTAGGAAGCGCAGCGCTCACACCTGTTACATCGGCAATACATAGTTTTATCATCGAGAAATTTGGCTGGTATTACTTACTAGCAGCTACATTATTCTTAGTTTTTACACTGTACTTAATTTTTTCGAAGTACGGAAACATCAAACTAGGGAAGCCTGACGAAAAACCTCAGTATGGTTATGTCTCATGGTTTGCCATGTTATTTAGTGCTGGTATGGGCATTGGTCTTGTATTCTGGGGTGTCTCAGAACCAATCAATCATTTTCATACTCCACCTTCTGGTGAAGGCGGTACAGCAGAATCAGCTCGTGCAGCTCTACGCTATTCGTTTTTCCACTGGGGTTTACATCCTTGGGCTATTTATTCCGTTCTTGCACTGGCCCTTGCATATTTTCAATTTAGAAAAGGTTACCCGTTCATCATCAGCAATATTTTACGTCCTCTACTAGGAAAACGTGTTGATGGGCCTCTTGGAACGATCATAAACGTCATCGCCGTATTTGCAACTGTCTTTGGGGTAGCAACATCTCTAGGACTTGGCGCTATTCAAATTACCGGTGGAGCCTCTTACTTGTCGCCAAGTATTGATAACAATTTCACGACTCAATTAATTGTTATTATTATCGTGACGTTCTTGTTCATGCTGTCAGCACAGACGGGGCTGAACAAAGGTATTAAGTATTTGAGTAACATTAATATTGTTTTAGCTATTCTGCTAATGCTGTTCTTGTTATTTGCAGGTCCAACCAACTTTATTATGGACTTATTCGTTACAACCATTGGCAGCTACATTCAAAACTTGCCGTCAATGAGTTTTCGATTGAGCCCGTTTGATAACAGCACCTGGGTTCAAGATTGGACAATTTTCTACTGGGCATGGTGGATTGCTTGGGCACCGTTTGTTGGTACGTTCATTGCTCGTATTTCACGAGGCAGAACCATTCGAGAATTTTTAATTGGTGTACTAGCTGTTCCGACCGTATTTGGTGGTTTATGGTTTGCCGTATTCGGAGGTTCTGGGGTCTATTTAGACTTTTTTAAAGACCTTCCTGTTATGGATGTTATTAATAATAAAGGAACAGAAGTTGCTTTATTCTATGTACTTGAACAGTTTCCATTTGGTACGTTCATGTCCATTGTCGCTATTTGCTTAATTGCTACATTCTTTATTACATCAGCTGACTCAGCTACATTTGTTTTAGGAATGCAGACAACAAATGGTGATCTAAATCCTTCAGGCTCTATTAAACTTACGTGGGGCTTAATTCAATCGTTAACAGCAATCATTCTGCTTTGGACAGGTGGTTTGGACGCGCTCCAAACAGCTGCGATTATAGCAGCACTTCCATTCTCAATTGTGCTAGTGCTAACGGTCTTCTCATTAATGAAAGCATTTAAAGAAGAAGGCGCATTGAAAAGAGAAAAGAAATCTGTGTAA
- a CDS encoding GapA-binding peptide SR1P — translation MGTIVCQTCNCTIDHFEDEKVTRLYSTCKSGECQKADEDLD, via the coding sequence ATGGGAACAATCGTATGTCAAACATGTAACTGCACAATTGATCATTTCGAAGATGAGAAAGTGACGCGATTATACTCAACATGTAAAAGCGGAGAATGTCAAAAAGCAGATGAAGATTTAGATTAA
- a CDS encoding aminotransferase class I/II-fold pyridoxal phosphate-dependent enzyme codes for MSSQFSTPLFTGLVNHAKKNPTQFHIPGHKKGNGMDPEFRSFIGDDALSIDLINIGPLDDLHQPKGIIKQAQDLAAEAFGADHTFFSVQGTSGAIMAMVMATCGPGDKIIVPRNVHKSVMSAIVFSGATPIFIHPEIDENLGISHGITSDSVEKALKQHPEAKAVLVINPTYFGISGDLRKIVEIAHSYQVPVLVDEAHGVHIHFHDDLPLSAMQAGADMAATSVHKLGGSMTQSSILNIREGLISPKRVQSILSMLTTTSTSYLLLASLDVARKRLATEGKELAERAISLAEKARKEINTIEHIRCIGREILGTKATYDLDPTKLIISVSDLGITGYDVEKWMREAHNIEVEMSDLYNILCIITPGDTEEDLLRLVTALRELSAKFHNLSETTAKPAILLPDIPVLALTPRDAFYAETEVVPFHESAGRIIAEFVMVYPPGIPIFIPGEIITEENLTYIETNLEAGLPVQGPEDFELKTFRVIKEHKAIQ; via the coding sequence TTGTCTTCTCAATTTTCAACTCCATTATTTACTGGATTAGTTAATCACGCTAAGAAAAACCCAACACAATTCCATATCCCTGGACATAAAAAAGGAAATGGAATGGATCCTGAATTCCGCTCATTTATTGGCGATGATGCTTTATCCATTGATTTAATTAATATCGGTCCTCTTGATGACCTTCACCAGCCAAAAGGCATTATCAAACAAGCGCAGGATTTAGCTGCAGAAGCATTCGGTGCTGACCATACTTTTTTCTCTGTTCAAGGAACGAGCGGAGCAATTATGGCAATGGTCATGGCGACATGTGGGCCTGGAGATAAAATTATCGTTCCTAGAAACGTGCATAAATCTGTTATGAGTGCGATTGTTTTTTCAGGAGCTACGCCTATTTTTATTCACCCTGAAATTGACGAAAATCTTGGCATTTCTCACGGTATTACATCGGACTCTGTAGAAAAAGCCTTAAAGCAGCACCCTGAAGCAAAAGCAGTACTTGTTATCAATCCAACTTATTTTGGAATTTCCGGAGACCTTCGTAAAATCGTAGAAATTGCCCACTCGTATCAAGTGCCTGTACTTGTTGATGAAGCTCACGGCGTTCATATTCACTTCCATGATGATTTGCCTTTGTCTGCTATGCAGGCCGGTGCAGATATGGCAGCAACAAGCGTGCATAAATTAGGCGGCTCTATGACGCAAAGTTCAATTCTAAATATACGCGAAGGCTTAATTTCTCCAAAACGTGTACAGTCTATTTTAAGCATGCTGACAACAACATCAACATCTTATCTGCTGCTGGCTTCTTTAGATGTTGCACGAAAACGTTTAGCTACAGAAGGAAAAGAGCTGGCTGAACGTGCAATTTCTCTTGCTGAAAAAGCACGAAAAGAAATTAATACCATTGAGCATATCCGATGTATAGGCAGAGAAATTTTAGGGACAAAAGCTACGTATGATTTAGACCCTACTAAATTAATTATTTCTGTTTCAGATTTAGGAATTACGGGCTATGACGTAGAAAAATGGATGCGTGAAGCTCATAATATCGAAGTTGAAATGTCTGACCTTTATAATATTCTATGTATTATCACGCCTGGAGATACAGAAGAAGATCTATTACGTCTGGTCACGGCTCTGCGTGAGTTATCTGCAAAATTCCATAATCTTTCTGAGACAACGGCAAAACCGGCTATTTTATTGCCTGATATTCCTGTATTGGCTTTAACACCTCGCGATGCTTTTTACGCTGAAACCGAAGTGGTACCTTTTCATGAGTCGGCAGGTCGTATTATTGCGGAATTTGTGATGGTCTATCCTCCTGGTATTCCTATTTTTATTCCTGGGGAAATCATCACTGAGGAAAATTTAACCTATATTGAAACAAACTTAGAGGCAGGTTTACCAGTGCAGGGTCCGGAAGATTTTGAATTAAAAACATTTCGTGTCATTAAAGAACATAAAGCAATTCAATAA
- a CDS encoding UPF0223 family protein, which produces MEYQYPISLDWSTEEIIDVVKFFESIERAYEKGIERDHLMAVYRRFKEIVPSKAEEKTICNDFEDQSKYSSYRTIQKAKAASSGDIIKM; this is translated from the coding sequence GTGGAATATCAATACCCTATCTCCCTTGATTGGAGTACAGAAGAAATTATTGATGTAGTGAAGTTTTTTGAAAGCATTGAACGAGCTTATGAAAAAGGTATTGAGCGTGATCACCTAATGGCAGTCTATCGCCGATTTAAAGAAATTGTGCCAAGTAAAGCAGAAGAAAAAACAATCTGTAACGATTTTGAAGATCAAAGCAAATACTCTTCTTATCGAACGATTCAAAAAGCAAAGGCTGCTTCTTCTGGAGATATTATAAAAATGTAA
- a CDS encoding YktB family protein has protein sequence MAFSGFSQDDFNVFRIEGLDARMEAIKTTIRPKFEQLSNHFAPTLSSLCGDEMFVHIAKHARRTVNPPVDTWVAFANSKRGYKKLPHFQIGLWETHVFVWFAVIYESPIKEQFGKLLKQNIEEIRQNIPASFVWSKDHTKPDSDKMGDLSSEDLESLFERLETVKKAEILCGITIPKEEAIAMNGEEWMARIEQTFHTVTPLYELTKKAYA, from the coding sequence ATGGCATTCTCAGGATTTTCACAAGATGACTTTAACGTATTCCGTATCGAGGGACTTGATGCACGTATGGAAGCCATCAAGACAACGATACGCCCAAAATTCGAACAATTGAGCAATCATTTTGCTCCTACTCTTTCTTCACTTTGTGGAGATGAAATGTTCGTACACATTGCCAAACATGCACGAAGAACAGTTAACCCGCCAGTAGATACGTGGGTAGCCTTTGCTAACAGTAAACGCGGGTATAAAAAGCTCCCTCATTTTCAAATTGGCCTTTGGGAAACACATGTCTTTGTGTGGTTCGCCGTAATTTACGAATCACCTATTAAAGAACAATTTGGAAAGCTGCTAAAACAAAACATTGAGGAGATTCGTCAAAATATCCCAGCCTCGTTTGTTTGGTCGAAAGATCATACAAAACCTGATAGTGACAAAATGGGCGACTTATCTTCTGAAGACTTAGAGAGTTTGTTTGAACGTCTAGAGACGGTTAAAAAAGCTGAGATCCTATGCGGCATTACAATTCCAAAAGAAGAAGCGATTGCAATGAACGGCGAAGAATGGATGGCTCGTATTGAACAAACATTTCATACGGTAACTCCATTATATGAACTAACTAAAAAAGCATATGCATAA
- a CDS encoding inositol monophosphatase family protein, whose product MTQRWKEIDTYVKEWLKEAGQKIQQSFSKELLIQTKSNPNDLVTNMDKEIEQFFISKINETFPEHHILGEEGYGEELESEEGTIWIIDPIDGTMNFVHQQRNFAISIGIFENGVGQAGYIYDVIHNELYHALKGQGAFMNDIQLPKLEPVPVEQAIISLNATWVTENRRIDPSVLSPLVRKVRGTRSYGSAAIELAYVAAGRLDGYITLRLAPWDFAAGKVLIEEVGGVMTDLEGKPLEILEKSSVFVSKPTLHDEIFRTYLEGKWNK is encoded by the coding sequence ATGACGCAACGCTGGAAAGAAATCGATACATACGTTAAGGAGTGGCTAAAAGAAGCTGGACAAAAAATTCAACAGTCGTTTAGTAAAGAACTTCTCATTCAAACGAAATCGAATCCAAATGATTTAGTAACAAATATGGATAAAGAAATCGAACAGTTTTTTATCTCAAAAATCAATGAAACCTTTCCGGAACATCATATTCTTGGAGAAGAAGGATATGGAGAAGAGCTTGAATCAGAAGAAGGAACGATTTGGATTATCGATCCAATCGACGGGACGATGAACTTTGTTCATCAGCAGCGGAATTTTGCTATTTCTATCGGTATATTTGAAAATGGTGTAGGACAAGCAGGTTATATTTATGATGTTATTCATAATGAGCTGTATCATGCTTTAAAAGGACAGGGCGCGTTTATGAATGACATCCAATTGCCGAAACTTGAACCTGTACCAGTTGAACAAGCTATTATTAGCCTAAATGCAACATGGGTAACGGAGAACCGCCGTATTGATCCTTCCGTATTAAGTCCGCTTGTGCGCAAAGTAAGAGGGACCCGTTCATATGGATCCGCAGCTATTGAGCTTGCTTACGTAGCGGCTGGACGCTTGGATGGATACATTACTCTACGTTTGGCTCCATGGGACTTTGCTGCCGGTAAAGTATTGATTGAAGAAGTTGGAGGAGTTATGACGGATTTAGAAGGAAAGCCGTTAGAAATTCTTGAAAAAAGCAGTGTATTTGTAAGCAAACCAACATTACATGACGAAATCTTTCGTACGTACCTTGAAGGAAAGTGGAATAAATAA
- a CDS encoding YlaF family protein, with the protein MRNIKWVFVLYAFIATAAIMSIGIFIGEGSALGVILAIAALIVVMGLGFTTKKKMREKGQL; encoded by the coding sequence ATGAGAAACATTAAGTGGGTATTTGTTTTATATGCATTTATCGCAACTGCGGCAATTATGTCAATCGGCATATTTATCGGAGAAGGAAGCGCTCTCGGGGTCATTTTAGCTATCGCAGCTTTAATTGTTGTAATGGGCCTTGGCTTTACGACTAAGAAAAAAATGCGAGAAAAAGGGCAGCTGTAA
- the typA gene encoding translational GTPase TypA, whose translation MNIRKDLRNIAIIAHVDHGKTTLVDKLLHQSGTFRTNEHVEERAMDSNDLERERGITILAKNTAINYKDTRINIMDTPGHADFGGEVERIMKMVDGVLLVVDAYEGCMPQTRFVLKKALEQNLTPIVVVNKIDRDFARPTEVVDEVIDLFIELGASEEQIEFPVVYASAINGTASTNPEKQDENMSSLFDSIIEHIPAPVDNSDEPLQFQVAMLDYNDYLGRIGVGRVFRGTMKVGQQVALMKLDGTVKQFRVTKLFGFLGLKRVEIEEAKAGDLIAVSGMEDINVGETVCPFDHQDALPILRIDEPTLQMTFLVNNSPFAGREGKFVTSRKIEERLMSELETDVSLRVENTDSPDVWVVSGRGELHLSILIENMRREGYEIQVSKPEVIVREIDGVRCEPVERVQIDVPEEHTGSIMESMGARKGEMVDMINNGSGQVRLIFMVPARGLIGYTTEFLSLTRGFGIINHSFDSYQPMQQGQVGGRRQGVLVSMESGKSSTYGIQGVEDRGTIFVEPGTEVYEGMIVGEHTRENDIVVNICKMKQMTNMRSANKDQTTGMKKPRIMSLEQSLEYLNEDEYCEITPESIRLRKKILDKNEREKAAKKKKYADTK comes from the coding sequence GTGAACATTCGTAAAGATTTACGTAATATTGCCATTATTGCCCATGTAGACCATGGGAAAACAACGTTAGTAGATAAATTATTACATCAGTCCGGAACATTCCGTACTAATGAGCATGTTGAAGAACGTGCGATGGATTCAAATGACCTTGAGCGTGAGCGTGGAATTACAATTTTAGCGAAAAACACAGCTATTAATTATAAAGATACGCGTATCAACATTATGGATACGCCGGGACATGCTGACTTCGGTGGAGAAGTTGAGCGTATTATGAAAATGGTAGACGGTGTTCTACTTGTAGTAGACGCATATGAAGGATGTATGCCTCAAACTCGCTTTGTATTGAAAAAAGCATTAGAGCAAAACTTAACGCCGATTGTTGTTGTTAACAAAATTGACCGTGACTTTGCTCGTCCAACTGAAGTAGTGGATGAAGTAATTGACTTATTTATTGAACTAGGTGCAAGCGAGGAACAAATTGAGTTCCCTGTTGTTTATGCTTCAGCAATCAACGGAACAGCTAGCACGAACCCTGAAAAGCAAGATGAGAACATGTCATCTCTATTTGACTCAATCATTGAGCACATTCCAGCACCGGTAGACAACAGCGACGAACCACTTCAATTCCAAGTGGCAATGCTTGACTACAATGACTATCTTGGTCGTATCGGTGTAGGTCGCGTATTCCGCGGAACAATGAAAGTAGGCCAGCAAGTTGCATTAATGAAGCTTGACGGTACGGTAAAACAATTCCGTGTAACAAAATTATTCGGTTTCCTAGGCTTAAAGCGTGTTGAAATCGAAGAAGCAAAAGCAGGAGACCTGATCGCTGTATCAGGAATGGAAGACATCAACGTAGGTGAAACCGTATGTCCGTTTGACCACCAAGATGCACTGCCAATTTTACGTATTGATGAACCTACTTTACAAATGACGTTCTTAGTAAACAATTCACCGTTTGCTGGTCGTGAAGGTAAATTTGTTACATCTCGTAAAATTGAAGAGCGCTTAATGTCTGAACTTGAGACGGATGTAAGTTTACGCGTGGAAAATACTGATTCACCGGATGTATGGGTTGTTTCAGGACGTGGAGAACTTCATTTATCTATCTTAATTGAAAATATGCGTCGTGAAGGATATGAGATTCAAGTATCAAAACCTGAAGTAATCGTTCGTGAAATTGATGGCGTGCGCTGTGAGCCAGTTGAACGTGTGCAAATCGACGTGCCTGAAGAACATACGGGTTCTATTATGGAATCGATGGGTGCTCGTAAAGGTGAAATGGTTGATATGATTAACAACGGCAGCGGTCAAGTGCGTCTGATCTTTATGGTTCCTGCACGTGGTTTAATCGGTTATACAACTGAGTTCTTATCGTTAACTCGTGGATTCGGTATCATTAACCATTCATTTGATAGCTACCAGCCAATGCAGCAAGGTCAAGTTGGAGGTCGCCGTCAAGGTGTGCTTGTTTCTATGGAAAGCGGTAAATCATCTACTTATGGAATCCAAGGCGTAGAAGACCGCGGTACAATTTTCGTTGAGCCAGGTACAGAAGTATACGAAGGTATGATCGTAGGAGAACACACTCGTGAAAATGATATCGTTGTTAACATCTGTAAAATGAAGCAAATGACGAATATGCGTTCTGCTAATAAAGATCAAACAACAGGTATGAAAAAACCTCGTATTATGTCTTTAGAGCAATCACTTGAATATTTAAACGAAGATGAATATTGTGAAATCACACCAGAATCTATTCGTTTACGTAAAAAAATTCTTGATAAAAATGAACGTGAAAAAGCAGCGAAAAAGAAAAAATACGCTGACACGAAATAA